One Triticum dicoccoides isolate Atlit2015 ecotype Zavitan chromosome 5B, WEW_v2.0, whole genome shotgun sequence genomic window carries:
- the LOC119309818 gene encoding transcription factor bHLH30-like, producing the protein MWEGGVHGSHQDAARLLPPWLGGGPAAFADPVGTAVGSGFGVGGYACDVVGQAGGVFGFGFEAAVVAAQQQHHQQRAAEAAAAGGSKAVVSGLLGSLQAELGRMNAGEIMDAKALAASRSHSEAERRRRQRINGHLARLRSLLPNTTKTDKASLLAEVLEHVKELKRQTSAMTMMAAAVGGDEDDNAAPVQMLPTEADELSVDAAEDGEGRLVVRASLCCEDRPDLIPDIIRALAALRLRAHRAEITTLGGRVRSVLLITAEEGEEGGDEGGDGIDEECTASHWRHECIASVQEALRGVMDRRAACSNDTSSSGGGGSIKRQRMNYGAHEQCSV; encoded by the exons ATGTGGGAAGGGGGCGTGCACGGGAGCCACCAGGACGCCGCGCGCCTGCTGCCCCCCTGGCTCGGAGGAGGCCCGGCCGCGTTCGCCGACCCGGTCGGCACCGCGGTTGGGTCCGGGTTCGGGGTCGGCGGCTACGCCTGCGACGTCGTCGGGCAAGCAGGCGGGGTGTTCGGGTTCGGGTTCGAGGCGGCCGTGGTGGCGGcgcagcagcagcatcaccagcagcgcgcggcggaggcggcggcggccgggggcaGCAAGGCCGTCGTGTCCGGGCTGCTCGGGAGCCTGCAGGCGGAGCTGGGCCGGATGAACGCCGGGGAGATCATGGACGCCAAGGCGCTGGCCGCGTCGCGGAGCCACAGCGAGGCCGAGCGCCGCCGGCGGCAGCGGATCAACGGGCACCTCGCCAGGCTCCGCAGCCTCCTCCCCAACACCACCAAG ACTGACAAGGCGTCGCTGCTTGCCGAGGTGCTGGAGCACGTCAAGGAGCTGAAGCGGCAGACCTCGGCGATGACGATGATGGCTGCGGCCGTCGGGGGCGACGAAGATGACAACGCCGCGCCGGTGCAGATGCTGCCCACGGAGGCCGACGAGCTGAGCGTCGATGCGGCGGAAGACGGCGAGGGGCGGCTCGTGGTGCGGGCGTCGCTGTGCTGCGAGGACCGCCCGGACCTCATCCCCGACATCATCCGGGCGCTCGCGGCGCTCCGGCTACGCGCGCACCGGGCGGAGATCACCACGTTGGGCGGCCGCGTCCGGAGCGTGCTCCTCATCACggcggaggagggcgaggagggcggcgACGAGGGCGGTGACGGCATCGACGAGGAGTGCACCGCATCTCACTGGAGGCACGAGTGCATCGCGTCGGTCCAGGAGGCGCTGCGCGGCGTCATGGACCGCAGGGCGGCGTGCAGCAACGACACGTCGTCGTCCGGCGGTGGCGGGAGCATCAAGAGGCAGCGCATGAACTACGGGGCGCATGAGCAGTGCTCGGTTTAG